In Calliopsis andreniformis isolate RMS-2024a chromosome 8, iyCalAndr_principal, whole genome shotgun sequence, one DNA window encodes the following:
- the LOC143182660 gene encoding alkylglycerol monooxygenase has protein sequence MTNVSRVDFVDQLKHAGKLWYLINPYETVFEFPHQVPDYQQQVWLPFFVLIIVEQIILRAKNKSFRLNDQVTSLSHWMFQETGRVFFRGAEYYAYIVIYERYHWWNLPWNSAWTWCITAVGVDFCYYWVHRSNHEVHFLWAHHQVHHSSEEFNLAVGLRQSVLQHWCNFMFYLPLALFIPPSHFIAHNQFNLIYQLWIHTTVIDDLGPLELIFNTPKHHRVHHGCNLYCLDKNYGGVLIIWDRLFGTFMEEKEKDGIIYGLVTSPQSFNPLYLQVFYTANLIQKSLKMSSLGDKLAVVWKGPSWFPGGPRLGLDEYKVNVTSRVKYDTCVPAWQTLYIIVHFFLVFYDHLQLYDETRDLRTVSSGFVIINNLFALTAIGLLFDKSVYAGITEFIRCFVYVYFMTVHDSTNVCVYNVYIVSCCMWILYFLCKAKSCAVNIKK, from the exons ATGACGAACGTTTCGCGCGTCGATTTCGTCGATCAGCTAAAGCACGCCGGCAAACTTTGGTACCTTATCAACCCCTACGAGACCGTCTTTGAATTCCCGCACCAAGTTCCTGATTATCAGCAGCAG GTATGGCTCCCATTTTTCGTTCTTATCATTGTGGAGCAAATTATACTAAGAGCGAAAAACAAGAGCTTCCGTTTGAACGATCAAGTGACTTCGTTATCTCATTGGATGTTTCAAGAGACTGGCCG GGTCTTCTTTCGTGGAGCCGAGTATTATGCGTACATTGTGATTTACGAGAGATATCACTGGTGGAATCTGCCGTGGAACTCAGCGTGGACATGGTGCATCACCGCCGTCGGGGTGGATTTCTGTTACTATTGGGTGCACCGCAGTAACCACG AGGTGCACTTTTTATGGGCTCACCATCAAGTACATCACAGCAGCGAGGAGTTCAATCTCGCGGTCGGTTTGCGGCAATCAGTTTTGCAACACTGGTGTAACTTC ATGTTTTACCTACCTCTCGCCTTATTTATACCACCGTCGCACTTCATCGCCCACAATCAATTCAACTTGATTTATCAATTATGGATTCACACGACCGTGATCGACGATCTTGGACCTTTAGAGTTGATATTTAATACACCAAAACATCATCGTGTTCATCATG GTTGCAATTTGTATTGCCTTGACAAAAATTATGGCGGAGTTCTCATTATATGGGACAGACTGTTTGGTACATTTATGGAGGAGAAAGAAAAAGATGGAATAATCTACGGTTTGgtcaccagccctcaatctttcaatccccTCTATTTGCAA GTGTTTTACACGGCGAATTTAATTCAGAAAAGTTTAAAGATGTCATCTCTTGGAGATAAGTTGGCCGTGGTATGGAAAGGTCCCAGTTGGTTTCCAGGCGGTCCACGATTAGGTCTCGACGAATACAAAGTAAAT GTCACGTCTAGAGTTAAATACGACACCTGTGTGCCTGCGTGGCAAACCCTTTACATAATTGTGCACTTTTTCCTGGTTTTCTACGACCATCTTCAATTGTATGATGAAACACGG GATCTCAGAACTGTCTCCTCTGGGTTTGTGATTATTAATAATCTGTTCGCTTTAACTGCGATCGGATTATTATTTGACAAATCGGTATACGCTGGCATCACAGAGTTCATCCGATGCTtcgtgtatgtatattttatgaCGGTGCATGATTCGACGAATGTGTGCGTTTATAATGTGTACATTGTGTCTTGTTGTATGTGGATTTTGTACTTTCTTTGTAAAGCAAAATCCTGTGCTGTAAATATAAAAAAGTAA
- the Noc2 gene encoding nucleolar complex protein 2, whose product MKIKSTKNIMKKSKKPGMKKKKHLSKVTTDDFFNQDFENDSNSDNNDDKANKNDYEDDAASSESDMDPVEHKKSLKKLKDIDPEFYTYLKENDKNLLDFNVSDDDNIDDDDDDDKASLSDSDTRHVPNIELEVASDESDYEPDEDTGVIKDTRKITLKLLKTWQEEIQKDKSLKTIKCAVDAFHAALQTVSESDEAESLPYKVEGSAVFNGVVQLCILYLPDAFKQFLKLDSEKQSEIHKIKRFGKVKGLLKSYLTDLVKILQNVTSTNILTVLLKHLHQMLPYTQSFSSMVKPLLKVLLKVWSSGEETVRVVSFLNILRIATTHRESVLDTLFKTMYVKYVENAKFVSFTTLPGINFMRHSLAEIYLLDHNLAYNHAFLYIRQLAIHLRNAMTLKKKENFQVVYNWQYINSLLFWSELIKLSRHDSMLRSLLYPLVQIIIGTIKLIPTPQYYPLRFHCVQMLIDISRHTDTFIPILPFLLEILNSYDFNKKHKAVSMKPVPFICILRASKSQLQENGFKDNVIESIYKLILENAAKDSHTIYFPDLYVPCIVQLKAFVKKCHVANYSRKMKQLLDKIEENRKYIEMERNKTIIDLKNMQEIKNWENRIKVEGTSLAKFYESWIKIHQSQKLKLLTKNEEIAEYALPTIRKPKRGKSDEANEESEDSEGDEINEDMSDEESDFELRIKSGEQKSGPPAKPKKKNKKKIKMNKKIDDIDLPRENTDIVQDINSDDWD is encoded by the exons atgaaaataaaaagtacGAAGAATATAATGAAGAAATCAAAGAAGCCTGGtatgaaaaaaaagaaacatctGAGCAAAGTGACTACAGACGATTTTTTTAATCAAGATTTTGAAAATGACTCTAATAGCGATAATAATGACGATAAAG CAAACAAAAATGATTATGAAGATGATGCAGCAAGTAGTGAAAGTGACATGGACCCAGTAGAACATAAAAAATCCTTAAAGAAATTGAAGGATATAGATCCTGaattttatacatatttgaAAGAAAATGATAAAAACTTATTAGATTTTAATGTATCTGATGATGATAAtattgatgatgatgatgatgatgataaggCTTCGTTAAGTGACTCAGATACAAGACATGTACCAAATATTGAACTAGAGGTTGCTAGTGATGAAAGTGATTATGAACCAGATGAAGATACTGGTGTAATAAAAGATACAAGAAAAATCACATTGAAGTTGTTAAAAACATGGCAGGAAGAAATTCAGAAAGACAA gTCACTGAAAACTATTAAATGTGCTGTGGATGCTTTCCATGCTGCATTGCAGACAGTATCAGAATCTGATGAAGCAGAATCTTTACCTTACAAGGTAGAGGGTAGTGCAG TGTTTAATGGTGTTGTACAATTATGCATATTGTACTTGCCTGATGCATTtaaacagtttttaaaattAGACTCAGAAAAACAGTCTGAAATTCACAAAATCAAAAGATTTGGCAAAGTGAAAGGTCTCCTGAAATCATATCTGACTGATTTAGTAAAA ATTTTGCAAAATGTAACATCAACTAATATATTAACAGTGCTCTTAAAGCATCTGCATCAAATGCTACCCTATACacaatcattttcttcaatggtTAAGCCATTGTTAAAGGTTCTATTGAAAGTTTGGTCAAGTGGTGAAGAAACTGTGCGTGTTGTttcctttttaaatatattacgtATAGCAACAACTCATCGAGAATCAGTATTAGATACATTGTTTAAG ACAATGTATGTAAAATATGTTGAAAATGCGAAATTCGTATCTTTCACGACACTGCCTGGAATAAACTTCATGAGGCATTCTTTAGCTGAAATATATTTACTTGACCATAATCTTGCCTATAATCATGCGTTTTTATATATTAGACAATTGGCTATTCATTTGAGAAATGCTATGACTTTAAAAAAGAAG GAGAATTTCCAAGTTGTATATAATTGGCAATATATAAATTCACTGCTCTTTTGGTCggaattaattaaattatcAAGACACGACTCTATGTTACGTTCACTTTTGTATCCTCTAGTGCAA ATTATCATAGGTACAATAAAGTTGATTCCAACTCCGCAGTACTATCCATTGAGGTTTCACTGTGTACAAATGTTAATAGATATTTCCAGACACACTGACACGTTTATACCTATATTACCATTTTTATTAGAG atATTAAACTCTTACGATTTCAATAAAAAACACAAAGCAGTCAGTATGAAACCAGTACCTTTCATTTGCATATTAAGAGCTTCCAAGTCTCAGTTACAGGAGAATGGTTTTAAAGATAATGTTATCGAATCCATATATAAACTTATCTTAGAAAATGCAGCAAAAGATAGTCACACGATATATTTCCCCGATTTATACGTACCATGTATAGTACAG TTGAAAGCCTTCGTAAAAAAGTGTCACGTTGCAAACTATAGTAGGAAGATGAAACAACTATTGGATAAAATTGAAGAGAACAGAAAATATATCGAAATGGAACGCAACAAAACCATAATCGACTTAAAGAACATGCAGGAGATAAAGAATTgggaaaatagaataaaagtggAGGGAACATCATTAGCAAAGTTCTACGAGTCTTGGATAAAAATTCATCAATCACAGAAACTTAAATTGCTTACAAAGAACGAAGAAATAGCCGAGTACGCTTTACCAACGATAAGGAAACCGAAGAGAGGAAAGTCAGATGAAGCAAATGAAGAAAGTGAAGATAGCGAAGGAGACGAAATAAACGAAGATATGAGCGATGAAGAAAGTGATTTTGAACTACGAATCAAATCTGGCGAACAGAAATCTGGACCACCTGCTAAGCCGAAGAAGAAGaacaagaagaaaataaaaatgaataagAAGATCGATGATATCGATTTGCCACGAGAAAATACGGATATTGTACAAGATATAAATAGTGACGATTGGGATTAA
- the LOC143182664 gene encoding uncharacterized protein LOC143182664, whose translation MRRAPFDKSSNAKGNVLSSAYKSYAFASENSKDAEYTYSVNYSNTQEKNYLQRSVSADNVVIRSRGFKPSDRHDPVKRNFLEHLTSKILHFDMESNESGPVNLQKLLTPAQDSQGIMQSKNRKMFASSYFYAPTHPTVEDQVELARRISHSLSDVKNMKSKGQSMYVNRKKRSVKWIHDGNGLEDAEEPSTPVHRDKVPLKCMMNPHGKVLDIHGIQALGEEVNIEPMPKNPEKLFDIVRDLNNQRGRGAEIFAKRRKRSEKWVVDKDQSSQTPNTPNTPGTPKTPLYPRKSEMNGSSKYSNMSPLTPLVPEPTIEKPFYNPFTVDLSLDDTNPPTTGRNQYRCNGNECNHMHEVKKIYLREVAVGTDNDFPVDKSRSSIVEKSRRMAFDPNAERYSNSYHRANGNESAAITSANINRHNHNYNKASLSRSNYSNTRNITTNKEVNSYVKEERVQSMINNKVLNNQTESEASRIDSEGNEYTPVPVKQLIQEFEKTCRPVLQYKQISPKVIPIIQHSPLDSDIARFFETRNTQVKYNPEEERRRISSQQTYEEPMKLQDRCNNGYVSTDDTEYTTDETDSQMNDYDNEEEMIYREKSETSSMMNGEQEYSSMFHEEYASRRRRSATSEEVENFCNDEDAKFVNTESEVPAEAKSLLLSMLASQDDILETIKHLRNTPVLDNLLHGVPSPDGKFSNVCQDDGKKLYENTYTGPKLASVHNLTNYNTAPRGWNQSLGVYRPIKFEKPQEIVYSDF comes from the exons ATGAGGAGGGCACCATTCGATAA ATCCAGCAACGCCAAGGGGAACGTTCTAAGTAGCGCGTACAAGTCGTACGCTTTTGCATCAGAAAATTCAAAGGATGCGGAATATACGTATAGTGTGAATTATAGCAATACCCAAGAGAAAAACTATTTGCAACGAAGCGTTTCCGCGGACAATGTTGTAATACGTTCTCGCGGCTTCAAACCCTCCGATAGGCACGACCCGGTAAAGAGGAACTTCCTTGAACATCTGACCTCAAAGATACTGCACTTCGATATG GAGAGCAATGAAAGTGGTCCAGTGAATCTGCAAAAATTACTCACTCCTGCCCAAGATTCGCAGGGTATCATGCAGTCGAAAAACA GGAAGATGTTTGCGTCGTCGTACTTTTACGCGCCAACGCATCCTACTGTAGAGGATCAGGTGGAACTCGCTCGACGAATTTCGCATTCGCTGAGCGACGTGAAGAACATGAAAAGCAAGGGTCAGTCCATGTACGTGAATAGAAAGAAACGATCGGTGAAATGGATTCACGACGGCAACG GTTTAGAAGATGCGGAAGAGCCTTCAACCCCTGTTCATAGG GATAAAGTTCCTCTAAAATGCATGATGAATCCTCACGGCAAGGTGTTGGATATACATGGTATCCAGGCTCTAGGCGAAGAAGTAAATATCGAACCAATGCCAAAGAATCCCGAGAAACTCTTCGATATTGTTCGTGACTTAAACAATCAAAGAGGTCGAG GTGCTGAGATATTTGCGAAACGCAGGAAAAGGTCCGAGAAATGGGTGGTAGACAAGGATCAATCATCCCAGACACCAAACACACCAAACACACCAGGAACCCCCAAGACACCCCTCTATCCAAGAAAATCA GAAATGAACGGCAGTTCGAAGTACTCGAACATGTCTCCATTAACACCCCTTGTACCTGAGCCAACCATCGAGAAGCCGTTCTATAATCCCTTCACCGTGGACTTGTCTCTGGATGACACGAATCCTCCCACAACAG GCAGAAATCAATATCGATGCAATGGTAATGAGTGCAACCACATGCACGAGGTGAAAAAGATTTATTTGAGGGAGGTAGCGGTCGGTACAGATAATGACTTTCCTGTAGACAAGTCTCGATCGTCGATCGTCGAGAAGTCGCGACGAATGGCCTTCGATCCAAATGCTGAGCGATACAGCAACAGCTATCACAGAGCTAACGGCAACGAAAGTGCAGCGATAACATCAGCTAACATTAACAGACACAACCACAATTATAACAAGGCTTCGCTGAGCAGATCTAACTACTCTAACACACGCAACATTACCACTAACAAAGAGGTCAATAGTTATGTCAAAGAAGAACGTGTGCAAAGCATGATTAACAACAAAGTGCTGAATAATCAAACGGAGTCTGAGGCTAGTCGTATAGATAGCGAAGGAAATGAATATACACCAGTGCCAGTTAAACAATTGATCCAAGAATTTGAGAAAACTTGCAGACCAGTGTTACAATACAAACAGATCAGTCCAAAAGTTATTCCTATCATCCAGCATAGTCCACTTGATAGTGACATAGCCAGATTCTTCGAGACGCGAAACACCCAAGTCAAGTACAATCCTGAAGAGGAGCGTAGAAG AATATCTAGCCAGCAAACGTACGAGGAGCCCATGAAGCTTCAAGATCGCTGTAACAATGGTTACGTGTCCACTGACGACACGGAATACACGACCGACGAGACTGACTCCCAAATGAATGACTACGATAACGAGGAGGAGATGATCTATCGTGAGAAATCGGAGACCTCGAGCATGATGAATGGCGAACAGGAGTACTCGTCGATGTTCCATGAGGAGTACGCCAGTCGCAGACGTCGATCTGCGACGTCGGAGGAAGTAGAGAATTTCTGTAACGACGAGGACGCGAAATTCGTGAACACAGAGTCAGAAGTGCCAGCAGAGGCCAAGTCGTTGTTACTGTCTATGTTGGCTTCTCAGGATGATATTCTAGAGACTATCAAACACTTGCGCAACACACCAGTTCTGGACAATCTTTTGCATGGCGTTCCTTCGCCAGATGGCAAATTCAGCAACGTCTGCCAGGACGATG GTAAAAAACTTTACGAAAATACCTACACAGGCCCAAAGCTAGCAAGTGTTCATAATTTAACGAATTACAACACGGCGCCTCGCGGCTGGAATCAGTCTCTGGGCGTCTACCGACCGATAAAATTTGAAAAGCCACAGGAAATCGTTTATTCTGATTTTTAA
- the Lmanii gene encoding lysosomal alpha-mannosidase II encodes MTWSGFLIALLSSAVLLAHGQAASIPRETIVEGETCGYQACYKVDPTKLNIHLVAHSHDDVGWLKTVDQYYFGSRTRIQSAGVQYILDSVIQALLAKPERKFMYVETSFLWKWWLRQNDRVKQDVKNLINEGRLEIVGGGWSMNDEAVTHYHSVVDQFTWGFRRLNDTFGSCAKPHVGWQIDPFGHSREQASIFAQLGFDGMFFGRLDYQDKVKRLSNKTMEFIWKGSPNLGSRADLFTVALYNNYSPPPGFCFDILCQDDPIIDDPNSPDYNVDKKIDSFLQYVVQQSKAYRTNNVILTMGGDFTYQYAEMYFDNMDKLIRYVRELKGTEVNIFYSTPSCYLKAVNDANLSWSTKTDDFFPYASDPHAYWTGYFSSRPTVKFFERMGNNLLQISKQLAVLTGLSENYEEQLTHLREAMGVMQHHDAVTGTEKQEVAFDYSRLLYDAMQRGVGVASDALNKWNKNASEDKKQPPRDMNSCMQLNISSCPYTENQNFMLTIYNPLSQAVTTPIRLPVQNTPYMVEDISNDSTIVSQLVPIPEAVQEIPGREGTATHELVFLATIPPLGFKSFKVTQKSHNGHENQLKVDENFILNEFHNVSINADGQVVVTWRKEKNMNLTQSFHYYEGMEGNNKVFENRSSGAYIFRPRSISKDFANLKQYKIHKGPVVKEIHLTINDWISQVIRIYNAKNYIEFDWLVGPIPVKDKIGKEIITKYHSSLNSNQEFYTDSNGREMLKRTRNYRPTWNVKLEEEISGNYYPVTAKISLKDEEKLLKLSVLTDRAEGGTSMRDGEIELMLHRRLLRDDAFGVGEALNETAYGEGLVVRGSHYLVGGSIKNLDEFVLKEKSLALQMLLRPWTFITPITTESNTENYVSTSQGSGLAKRLPPNVHILTLEPWKDGTILLRLEHIFEIGETEHLSKPTEINIKDLFSTFTILSIKETTLGGNQWMEEMDRMKWEAETNDILQANETATPIEINEDAINILLKPMEIRTFILKTAPRED; translated from the exons ATGACGTGGTCTGGCTTCTTGATAGCGTTGTTGTCCAGCGCGGTATTGCTCGCTCATGGACAAGCAGCGAGCATACCAAGAGAAACAATTGTCGAAGGCGAAACATGCGGTTATCAG gCATGTTACAAGGTGGATCCAACAAAATTGAACATTCACTTAGTTGCTCACTCTCATGATGATGTGGGCTGGTTAAAAACAGTTGATCAATATTATTTTGGAA GTCGAACACGCATTCAGAGCGCGGGTGTGCAGTACATTTTGGACAGCGTTATTCAAGCTCTGTTAGCCAAACCTGAGAGAAA GTTTATGTACGTTGAAACCTCCTTTTTATGGAAATGGTGGTTGCGACAAAACGACAGAGTGAAGCAAGATGTTAAGAATTTAATAAACGAAGGGAGATTGGAGATCGTTGGCGGTGGATGGAGTATGAACGACGAGGCAGTTACTCATTACCACTCTGTTGTGGATCAATTCACTTGGGGCTTTAG GCGTCTTAACGATACTTTCGGAAGTTGCGCAAAACCTCACGTAGGATGGCAAATAGATCCTTTCGGTCATTCGAGAGAACAAGCATCTATATTTGCCCAATTAGGATTCGATGGAATGTTCTTTGGTCGTCTAGATTATCAGGATAAAGTGAAAAGGCTCTCCAACAAAACCATGGAATTTATCTGGAAAGGAAGTCCAAATTTAG GATCTCGAGCAGATTTGTTCACAGTTGCTCTCTACAATAATTACTCCCCACCGCCTGGTTTTTGTTTTGATATTCTGTGCCAAGACGATCCAATAATTGATGACCCTAACAGTCCAGACTATAACGTTGATAAGAAG ATTGATTCGTTTTTGCAATACGTCGTTCAACAATCCAAAGCGTATCGTACAAATAACGTGATATTAACGATGGGAGGAGATTTCACGTATCAATACGCGGAAATGTACTTCGATAACATGGACAAGTTGATCAG ATATGTAAGGGAACTGAAAGGTACCGAAGTGAATATATTCTATTCCACACCCTCGTGCTACCTAAAAGCAGTGAACGATGCAAATCTCTCATGGAGTACGAAAACCGATGATTTCTTCCCTTATGCGAGTGATCCTCATGCGTATTGGACCGGATACTTTTCTTCCAGACCAACAGTTAAATTTTTTGAAAGAATGGGAAACAACCTCTTACAA ATTAGCAAACAGCTAGCTGTATTAACTGGTCTAAGCGAAAACTACGAGGAACAACTGACACATCTCCGTGAAGCTATGGGAGTAATGCAACACCATGATGCTGTGACTGGAACCGAGAAACAAGAAGTTGCTTTCGATTATTCGCGTCTATTGTACGATGCCATGCAACGAGGAGTAGGCGTCGCTTCCGATGCTCTAAA taaatggaataaaaatgcaagtgaAGATAAGAAGCAACCACCTCGGGATATGAATTCTTGCATGCAATTAAATATTAGTTCCTGTCCATACACAGAAAATCAAAATTTCATGTTAACCATCTATAATCCTTTGAGTCAAGCAGTCACAACACCTATTCGTCTTCCAGTTCAAAATACACCATATATGGTTGAAGATATCTCAA ATGACTCGACCATTGTCTCACAGCTAGTACCTATTCCTGAAGCTGTACAAGAAATACCTGGAAGAGAAGGCACGGCAACGCACGAACTGGTATTTTTGGCGACGATACCACCACTGGGTTTCAAGTCCTTCAAAGTTACGCAGAAGTCTCATAATGGACATGAAAACCAACTTAAAGTTGATGAAAATTTCATCCTTAATGAG tttcacaatgtgtcAATTAACGCTGACGGCCAAGTGGTCGTGACATGGAGAAAAGAGAAGAATATGAATCTCACTCAATCATTTCATTACTATGAAGGAATGGAGGGAAACAATAAGGTATTCGAAAACAGATCATCGGGTGCATACATTTTCAGACCGAGGAGCATCTCTAAGGACTTTGCTAATCTTAAACAGTATAAAATCCACAAAG GTCCAGTAGTAAAAGAAATTCATCTAACTATTAATGACTGGATTAGCCAGGTAATTCGAATCTATAATGCGAAAAATTACATTGAATTCGACTGGCTAGTCGGGCCAATACCTGTCAA GGATAAAATTGGCAAAGAGATTATAACAAAGTATCATAGCAGCTTGAATTCCAATCAAGAATTTTACACGGATTCTAATGGTCGGGAGATGTTGAAACGAACAAGGAATTACCGCCCAACATGGAATGTGAAATTGGAGGAAGAAATATCCGGGAACTACTACCCAGTTACTGCGAAAATCTCCTTGAAAGATGAGGAGAAGCTCCTCAAACTCAGCGTGCTAACTGATCGAGCGGAAGGTGGTACCAGTATGAGAGATGGAGAAATTGAACTGATG CTTCATAGGAGGCTCTTAAGAGATGATGCATTTGGTGTAGGTGAAGCTTTGAACGAAACTGCATATGGTGAAGGACTAGTGGTCAGAGGTTCACATTATCTAGTCGGAGGCAGTATTAAAAATCTGGACGAGTTTGTATTGAAGGAAAAATCCTTAGCTCTTCAAATGTTGCTCCGCCCGTGGACCTTTATTACACCGATAACTACAGAGTCTAATACTGAAAATTATGTATCTACCTCTCAA GGATCAGGTCTTGCTAAAAGGTTGCCGCCTAATGTCCATATTCTAACTTTGGAGCCATGGAAGGATGGTACAATTTTGCTGAGGCTGGAACACATTTTCGAAATAGGTGAAACCGAGCACTTATCCAAGCCTACAGAAATTAATATTAAG GATCTGTTTTCAACCTTCACGATTTTATCCATCAAAGAAACTACACTGGGTGGCAATCAATGGATGGAAGAAATGGATCGTATGAAATGGGAAGCAGAAACGAACGATATCCTTCAAGCAAATGAGACCGCTACACCGATAGAAATTAATGAAGATGCTATAAATATTCTCTTGAAACCAATGGAAATAAGAACATTTATTCTTAAAACAGCACCGCGAGAAGATTAA